The segment GATGTGTGGCTAGTTTGTGAGGTGAGGTAAGGAGCTGTAAGGAGATCTGGGGATTCTGGAGTTGAAAGCAAACAAATTAAGTCCAAATTTTAAACCATCACTAATACAATTGGGTAATTTACTTATTTGGTGCTGTATCTTGGTATTACTTGaaccaaaatatttcagcataTGGCACTTGGCATATTTTAAAGCCCCTGGAGTGTTGGGAATATTTTAGAGGGAAAGATAACAAATCTTGAACAATGTACAGTCAAAATAGAATAAAAGGAGTCGGTTGAAGTGTTTGAGGTCAGCCAGGTACACACGTGTAATTATTTTCTCCAGATCTGCATTAGAGTCGATgaactaatttaaaaaaaaaatgtagtgaGATTTTGGGGAATCTGCTCTACTTGAAACAAGAGTCCTTGTTCTGTGCAAATTGTGTTCCTCTGGGCTGCTGTGGCCCTGACCTCTTCCTCTAGCCCACAGGAATCCTTGGATGAGCTCCAGCATGGCCTTTGTCATAGAAGTGAATTTCCTGTAAAGATGCAAGTCCTTGTCTCTACCAACACATATAATTTACTGTGTGATTACCAAATTGTAGGAATTATGCCAAACAAGTGATGTATTTCTCCATTCTGTCAACTGATGACTTGGACTTctgtgactttttttcccctggataTAAACTGTGGAGAATGTCAGCGGTACCACCTAAGAGGTGGAATTTTCTGCTGCCTCTCTTCATGTTTCTGATCCATTGGCAAAGAGTTCACAGCCTTTTCCTAAGGAGAAATTCACCATCATTTGTGGTTAATCACAGCCTTAAAGCCAACAAATAAGAAGCCCATTTGCTAATAGTCCTAATTTCTTTGAGGGGTAATGCACTACTGCCTTCAGGCTTTGCTCCCTGGTGTTCATGTTTGAGAGGGCAGGGGAAGTGCAGAGGCAGCTCCATAAACTTAAAAGACTGAGTCAAAACTCAGTggtctgctgctgcttccttttgGTTGTCTGTGTTGGGTTGATTGACCACTTCTGGAAACATTAAGAAATGTCAATGAAACAGAAATGGGAAATTTCTCAATAAAAAATGTAGCTATAGTCTCTCTAATATGAGAGGTGGGGGGTAGGGTCTGGGAAGATTCTGTGAAATTAGATTTTGGTCTTGTCTCTTTGAAACGGGATGAAAAGTTTCCCAGGTAGTTTGTCTGCTTTAATACCTGACACTAAGCTGAATAAAAAAGTTCATTTAGACAGGTTGCTAAAGGGATAAATTTGCTTATGGCAGTTGTAACACAGCACATATAGCTGAGGGCTCTCAGCCACGGATCCTGGAGTCTGGGAAGATGAAAGTGCTTTGGAAAAAttgagtatttttttcctccttatggTAACTTGAAACAGACTTTACTTTTTAGCCAGAAGGCTTTATGCAACATATGCCTTAGTGTCCCTGCCAGCTTCCTGAGGTCAGCTTTtagaagggaaagaagggaagTTTAATGTCACagtcctttcttttctttgaatgGAAAAGTTTGAAGATCATGACATGTGAAACACACAAGATATTTTTCTCTGGCAAGATAATATGATTGTGTAAACCTGCCCCTGTCTTTACTGCACTGGCAGCCTGTTGGGGGAGAAGGAAATACTAAATCTTTATCAGACTGTTGGTGTTAGTGGAAACAAGCATTTTAAAGTAACAAGCCCCAGGACAATTGTGTCATCTTGATCTATGTTTAATATCTAATAGAGAAACAGTAATAACCATCATGAAAGGGTTCACACTCAGTGCTGCTCTTCCTCAGTGTTTACAGTATTCCTTCTGGGGAGGACCAGGACAATTGGGATTTTCATGCCAGCTAACAcctggggaagggagaggagcaAAAAGCCCTTGGATGTTTGCATGCTAATGGAGCATCTGCCTTGAAGGTCCTTGTGGCTGTTAACACAAGGAATTGGGAAATAGAAGGGTACTTTGCACTTGGGCTTTTATTCCCTCGAATAATGAAAACTTCTGTGCTTGCTCAGCTTAAAGGAGGAGTTTCCTATCTGGTATGAGAAACTGGTCCTGGAAATAGTCCACCACAACACTGTGTCATTGGAAAAGTTGGTGGATGCAGCTTGGTTGGAGATCATGACCAAATTCGCAGTGGGTGAAGAGTGTGACTTTGAGGTAAGGATATGTTTTCCATTTTATCCTGTGCTTCTGCATAGGGTTAATTCCAGATAGCTAAAGGTAAGAGATGGGAAGAATATGTTAGCCACTCAAGTTATTAGAAGGATGTGAAAATTTATTCTCTATAGAATCCCAGTGACAGCACCTGCTTTTGGATGGAAAATGGTTCTGTAGGCCATACttctggtggaaggtgtccctgtccatggcagggattTGGAACGGGACGGTTTTTAGGGGCcctccaactcaaaccattccaggatccTGAAATAATAGCAAGCAAAAAATGACTAATATGGGTGTGCATGGGAAACAGATAAAATTGTTATATTGCTTAAATATGTGATGATCtgtttatatataaatacattatttaattagaagaaattaaaaattatcatCTGTCATAATCTTTTCACTTGACACATTGCCAGAAGGAACAGTACTCTGAAACAAATGGAGCCTGAAGTCAAAGCTTTTAAATCTCTAAAAAAACCATAAAGATCTGAAAATTCCCTCTAAAACTGGGAATGTTGCTGAAAAGTCCAACTTTTTGAAAATGGGGAGGAGTTAATGTTGTGTGTGGCCAATGTTTAAGACATAGTCTCTAAACTGGGGTTGCTGAGAACACACTTGCTCATTATGCACATACTGTGTCCTTAGGCTGAGAATGCAGCATTGGAAAACACCATAGATTGGGAGTTTTGCTTTTAGGTCATCTTAGCTggtatttttcccttcttcatAGTGTTAAAGCCCGTTAGCTCACCTGTTTTGTTCAAGTTCAATCTTTATTAATATTTCTGTGCAGGTTGGTAAGGAGAAAATGTTGCCAGTAAAAGTTGTGAAAATGCATCCCCTGGAGAAAGTTGATGAAGAGGCCTCGGAAAAAAAATCTGACGGAGCTTGTGATTCTCCGTCTAGTGACAAGGAGAACTCCAGCCAGGCAGCCCAGGACAACCAGAAGGAAGCTATGCTGAAGGAGGATGACAGCAGGAGGGATAGTATGAGTAAGTAGAGAGACAGCATGGCAGTAGGTAGCACCTGGCAGTGAGTGTTGGAGTTTGCTCAGTAATCAAATTTACATCTCGGTGCTGGGCTGTTAATGGCTAAACAGTGTTATATGGTGAAAATCCAGAAGTTATCCTTCTTAGTGGTTAATTTTTGGGGCATCAGTGCTGTTGTCTTTCAGCTGTTCTTGCctgatttaaaggaaaaaatgtgctGTCATTCTAAGGTGTAATACCAAAAGCAATGCATGAAATGTATAAACATCTAAAGTATAACaagtgtatttaaaaaaacagttaGGGGAACAGCAAAGGTTCGTTCAGAATTATAAAATTCTGCTGCAGTGCTCATCCTCAGTGGAAACCTCCCTGCTTCTAAAGTGTGTTATTTTGGAGTCAGAGACAAGCTCTAATTCTCTTTGTCCCCAGTTATAATAAAaaaggagggtttttttatttttagtttattcTCTTTCCAGTTTTCATATGTTtagataaaatattattttttccctgacaGTTCGAAATAAAGCATCCTTTAAAACCTTTTTCCTCTTTCGTATGCTCTTCCTGGTGCAGAAATAAGTAGTGCTGTCCAAAAAACAACTAACCCCCCCTGAAAAaaagacacacaaaaaaaaaaaaaaaaccaaaaaaaacaaatcccaaacaaacaCATTTTGTCCTGTCCTTATTAAAATGGAATTATAAGATTCTTTAAAACAGATTACAAAAAGTGTTTTCAAACAAACCTATCCCAATCCCACAATGTAGTTCTAACCTTGAGAGCTTTATTTTCAAGTCTCATAAATGAATAAACTGTTGGCATTTGTAAATAGTGACTCCAGCATTCAGGAAAGCTGTGTAATCCCCTCTAATGTGGGAAAGAGGAAACTTTGAAAATAGCCCAGCAAGAAAATAGTGAAGTCAGGAGCGGAAAAGAAGTCATACCAAGGTCTAGTCCTGAGCTTAAAAATTGTCAGCTGTTTTTGATGGGTACTGTTATGAGCTGTTCTGATTTCATTGTACTGTTCTTTGTAATCAGGAAGCAAAAAAAGGTGTTTCAGAAACAATCTGGCCTTATACACATCACTGGAAACAGGGGTTGGGCTTGGAGAGGGGCTAATgatgctttatttatttatacatgtatttttattgAGTGGTGATTCTCTTGAGATGCCACATAAGAGGCGTGGGAAGTACCTTTTACTTCATAAATGCTTAGTGATCAAATTTACAGCAGCAATTTTGGATTTGGATGTTTAAAAAAGATTTACCATGATCCTTTGGGCATGGGTGTGTGGTAttccagcagctgtgggaagcaCTCCAAGATTGTATACTGCAAGGAATGAGGGTTCCTGCTCTTGTTTCAGTCCCTGACTCAGTTGGTTCTGGCCTGTATGTAGTCACCTCTGGAAGCTGGGACTGTCCTCCCCTTCCTGGGAAAGATGAACCTAAACATTTTCCACTTCAAGGTGCTGGCAGAGTCATAACCTAAGCAGTAAACAtgcattcttttatttcttttccttgtacATATGCTGTTACTAAAAGGCTATTTTATTGCTAATGCTTTTATATTCTGGGTTATAACAGAAAATAGGGTCATAGTAACATCATTGACACAAATTCATCCAGAGTGAATATAATTATGTAGCATTTCTTACAGTTATACTGCAGACTACGGAAGTAGGAAATGTTGAGTTGCATTCACAGAGGCTGGGGGTTTCCGGCGACACTGACCTGGACTTTTTCTCTCTAATAATGGTCACATGTGGCCACATGATGTGGGTTGAAGTCACTACACTAGAGTGAGTAACTGGAAGCAGTAACAAGCTCTGTATAACTGTGATGTAGGAGCTCTGTGTGCCTGTGCACGCAAGAGGGGACAGAGCAAACCTTGGCAGTTCTATTAATACTTGTGTCAAACTTGCTGGTTTTGTTGGAGGAGGAATGAAGTAGAGAAAGGTAGTTTCAGTCTCTCTGCTTAGGAGTCTACTTTCATTCAGAAACTAAAAATACAGCATTATACCAGCTTTGTTGCATCATTTGTGTTTGAAGTGACTTTATATTTTTAGTTGCTATGAGAATGAACTCTGGAAGATCTGCCAGAGCAAGGAAAGTCTAGATTGTCATGAAAATTGATGGTGAATTGCTGAAGGATGGTTCTGTAGCTTGAGCCGGACTTGGAACCTGTACTACTCTGGACAATCCGATATAAAGTGAATACAGGAGACAACACAATATAGATGATTTAGAAATACAGAATCACCTgtgttgaaagggaccttaaagatgctCTTATTCCAGcccccctgctatgggcagggacaccttccactagactatTTTCCTAAGAGCTTCATCCACGTGGCTTTGAACTCTTCCAGTAGGAAGAGTTGTAATAAATGTATGTTTTATTACAATAGAATGCAACAATAAATGAAgttggctttttaaaattaacttcagGATGGAATGGATAATAATTTCTTACTGACCCAAATATCCAGGTGCTGTTTGATGGAATCTAGACAGTAAATCACAAAAGAAGAGGTCACTTGGGTTTATACCATGTTAGGTATAATGATACTGGAGCTTCAGTGCTCTTTTACGTGATTCTGAGATCTGTATTCTTAAGTTTTATTTAGGTGTAACATCTACTTTGATTCTCTATGTATTTAGTAGATTATTACTCTCATCCCTCATGCTTGCtttattgttttatttgaatcctaggaagaaattctttcctgtgagagtggtgagcccctggcacaggttgcccagaatAGCTGTGCCTGCCCAATCCCtagaagtgtccaagaccaggttgggcagggcttggagcatgctggtctagtggaaggtgtctctggtcTAATGAAAGGGggagtggaatgagatgagctttaaggtctcttccaactcacactattccatgattctgtggtagccacaaacataaaaatatttggagATTGCTTTCTTAAGACAAAACCAAGTCAGCAATTCCTGCCATGGAACTATTTCAAAGAAGCAAGGGCTATTTGAGGTGTTCCCTTAGAAGGTTTAGTGGTTGGATTATATCTCCCCTTCATAAACCTTATAGACGTTTTCTACCTTTGTGTAGGTGGTTGCAGCTTACTGTCTGCAGAGAGATGGGTTTAAATGAAGATGGTCCTTTGTACTCTTTGAAGATAGGTGTTACCTCCTTAGTTCAGAGCTGGTCTGGGCCTCCATTCCCAGCCTGTATCTTCCAGCTATTTCTAAAACCCATTTGGGTTATATTCCTAATGTTCTAGTTCAACCAAACACTGTACAGATAGCAAGAAGTAGGATGCCCCATCCAGTggtggtttggattttttaacctttcttttttttactgtaataaTAAGACAGTGTCTCACCTTCTTTTATCAGATGATCGAGCACGTAGGTCTCCTCGAAAGCTTCCCACTTCAttgaagaaggaagaaaagaagtggGTCCCACCTAAATTCCTGCCACACAAATATGATGTCaaactgaaaaatgaagatAAGGTGAGTTGTCTGCTTGAGTCCTTTCTAGTGCTGCCCTCAAAGAGTACTATGTGCAGAGGTGCTCCTTTggtctcaggaaaaaaatcaaacatgaGTATGTAAAAGCTTTAAAGTCAGTAGCAAGCACAAGCTGGAGGAAGGTCAGAGATAAAACAGTGGGCTTTGGCAAAAAATCTGCATCATAAACTCATGGGTTTTAACTGTTTTGGCTATCTGATTCTCCTACCAATCTCTGTATGTCTCGGTTCTGTCTTTCCAAGAGAGCTTTGAATGAGCAAAGAGTTTTTGGACATGAAGCAGTACAATGATCCTAGTTCCTTATAGGCATATGATCTGTATTGATAATGTGGTTAGAAGTTAATCATTAACAGTGTGTCTATTTGTTATCTCCAAGATCATCAGCAACGTTCCAGCAGATAGCTTAGTCCGTACAGAACGTCCTCCCAACAAGGAGATCCTGAGGTACTTTATTCGTCACAATGCGCTACGTGCTGGCACGTGTGAGAATGCCCCGTGGGTTGTGGAGGATGAGTTAGTGAAGAAGTACTCTCTCCCCAGTAAATTCAGTGACTTCTTGCTTGACCCACATAAGGTAAGAATTCACAGAAGTACCTGCTTTGCTTTGCCACCCATTCCTTGGGTCTTGGCAGAGACCTCAGTGTACTGGTTGGGTtttagaatcacaaaatcattaGGGTTGGAAACGCCCTGTAAGATCATCAAACCTAACCCAGcaccaaggccaccactaaaccatgtccccaagtgccaatTCCACATATCTGTTAAATCcagagagaagcagagcaggaaaaccTACTTTTTTGAAGGTTGACCTTTTGAGAGGTGACATGGCTTGAACATCTGGAACAGTGGTCTGCTTAGAAAATTTGAGAtgccttttaatttttccaGTGGTTTGCATTGCTTGTCTATGAGTAAAGACATGATTTCCTGGTGTAAGAGAAATGGGAGAGCTACAGTCTTTATATGGTAGTGTCAGGTATTGGGCCCAAGACCTGGATGCGTGTGACTTCATTAGGCCTGGTCCATGTACAGGGCTGCAATGAGCGATGGCAGATACTACAAATTTAGTACTGAATACATATATAGCATGAATGGGTTCTTCCAGCCCTTAGTGCTAACCAGCCAAGTATAATATTAACCAACTAAATGCTATACCATGAAATGTgctgttttaaaattatcttctgGTGTAGAAAGCACTATTTTGTTCATTCAGTAAATTCACTTTTTTGTAGACTGTCAGGTGTTGTTCTAAAAGTAGAAGATAAATATTTGTtgaggacaagggggaatgactTCAAACTCACACAGAGTAGGTTTAAATTGAATActgggaaaaatttcttccctgtgggggtgatgaggccctggcacaagttgcccagagaaactgtggctgcctcatccctggaagtgtcccaagCCTAGGCTGaacaaggcttggagcaacctggtctagtggtgtccatgcctgtggcaggggttggaatgagatgatctttatggTCCCTCCGAACCCAGGCCATTCTCTGACTGTGATTATGATTGCGGAAGCCTGCTACCCTTAATGCAGTGAGCAATTTCATTAGaaacaaacattaaaacatGGGCAAAAATAATTGCCAGAAAGAGATCTAGGTAACTTTTATTTACCTTTCAATATTAATACAAAATCATTCTTCCTTTAATTTTAGTATATGGCTCTCAATCCCTCAACCAAGAGGAAGAGCTCTCGATCGCCTGACAGAAAGCTTCCTAAGAAATCCAAAGCTGACGGATCTTCACTGGGACAGCCACTGAGTCCAACCCTGTGGTGTCATGTGCATTTGGAAAAATCTATAATTGGCTCTCCGCTGAAGGTGAAAAACTCTAAGAACTCAAATTGTCCTAAAGAGGAGCTGGAAGAGGTGATGAAAATTGTGTCACCTGCTAAACTTGGTTCTAACTTTCACATTCCAAAGAGGAGCCGACTAGGAAAGGGCAACAACAAATCCTTGGACAAAAAGCAAAGAGGCAAAAGGGTTCTGAATGGGCAGAAGTCATCGGGGAAGGCAAAGTCTCCCAGGAAAGGTTTGAAGACCCCCAagatgaaaatgaaacaaatgacACTGCTGGACATGGCTAAAGGTACCACTAAGGTGTCCAGGGCTCCCAGGAATTCTGGAGGCACTCCTGGATCTTCCAGGAAACCCCAGAAACATCTGCCTCCTGCAGCACTCCATCTCATTGCCTactacaaagaaaacaaagaccGGGAAGACAAAAAAAGTGCTCTTTCCTGCATCATCTCCAAAACAGCTCGGCTGCTTTCCAATGAGGACCGTGCTCGTCTCCCCGAGGATTTAAGAGGGTTGGTACAGAAACGCTATGAGCTCCTGGAACACAGGAAGAGATGGGCCACCATGACTGAGGAACAGCGGAAGGAGTACATGaagaagaagagggaaaagctgAAAGAGAAACTGAAGGAAAGAGCAAAGGAGcggaaggagaaggagatgaaggaaaaactggaaaaacagaGGAGATTTGAGGACCAAGATCTGAAAGGGAAGACATTGCCTACTTTTAAATTGGTTGATACTCCAGAGGGGCTTCCTAACACACTTTTTGGGGATGTGGCCATGGTGGTGGAGTTCCTGAGCTGTTACTCAGGGTTATTGATGCCAGATGCTCAGTATCCCATCACAGCAGTGTCCCTGATGGAAGCCCTTTGTGCAGAAAAGGGAGGCTTCCTGTACTTGAACAGAGTACTGGTCATCCTCTTACAGACCCTGCTGCAGGATGAAATTGCTGAGGATTATGCTGAGCTGGGAATGAAACTTTCTGAAATCCCACTTACTCTGCATTCCGCTTCCGAGTTGGTTCGCCTGTGCCTGCGCAAGTCAGATGTGCAAGAGGAAAGCGAGGTCTCAGATAATGTAGATGAAAGTAAGGATTCAGCAGCTTTCGAGGATAATGAGGTACAGGATGAGTTTTTGGAGAAACTGGAGACATCGGAGTTCTTTGAGCTGACTCCTGAAGAGAAATTGCGGATCCTTGGAGCGCTGTGTCACCGGATCCTAATGACGTACTCAGTGCAGGACCATGTGGAGTCCAAGCAGCAGGCCTCGGCTGAGCTGTGGAAAGAGCGCCTGGCTGTCCTGAAGGAGGAGAATGACAAAAAGAGGgcagagaaacagaagagaaaagaaatggtGGCTAAAACGAGGGAGAACGGGAAAGAAGAGCAGATGATGGGaagaaatgagaagaaaaaacacGAAATTATGAAAATAGAGCACCGGGTAGAAATCGAAGCCGATGATATGATCAGTGCTGTGAAGAGCAGGCGCCTTCTTGCCATCCAAGCCAAGAAAGAGAGGGAGCAACAAGAAATACAAATGAGAGGTAAGAAAAATTACCTAGTCAGTAGAGTGTGTGTTGTGGAATAACTTCATGGCAAAAATAACAGCCTGTTTTCATAAGCATTGTCTGATTTTAAGGAATTTGCTCACTGGAGATTTATAATTCATCTCTTGTGGTTCCTGTGGCAGCTTAAACTTtgtaaatttaagaaaaaacaatacctgctttgtcatggtttgacaaTGGCGccatgccagcgcccccatgaaaatgcacttttacaaataattgctgtgagatgtgatcaggaacagagcagagcaggcccaagtttaataacaaagaaaaaactttattaatctactactactataaacacacaaacactaaaTCACGGATGAAGACCtcccaaaacactcctcctcctcccacctaatttccaaacaaacccacgatgagacaccacccaggatcctgatcaagttgccacccttcagataatcaatactcagtctatcaagggagacaggagtctctcctgtgccacagaccccccgggaaacacaactgccacccttgtgtttccatgtcacacatggcaaccgcccggagaaaatctgccatggtgacactctcctttccatgtcacagtgctctcaccaccgtgcatggacagactgctcatagggctcctttaaggatgctttgccaaggaccaagaaaaacaacagttcagtttctcatctcgggactacagtcgCCCCCATTTCCCCTGAGGCCGAGGGTCCAACtacagagatcttcttctcttcttcttttctgaagacagagggcctctccacaccctcttcagctttcctctgttctctccattcctctgttggtggtcactgaaacaggtctcttggcccaccacggcatcaccctaagtgcagcctctggcaagagaatttggttcagtctatggctaacaagaaaagtccagccacaagccactccatcatctccttccactcaaaaatttcctcttccatcatctcagatcccagactgtctctcttctacttcaaatcaaggaggagtaatattttacaaagccttcatttctcagaaaagggttaaaagctcagactccctggacagctgatatctctgcccagcagccgattcccaaggccaagggtgggcaccttccccccccccttctcctccacaCCAGCAAagccggcaaagttacaggtgccatccagactctctgtctcttccctctgcggggggaggaaaggcaaaggCATCTCAGCTTCTCTCCACtcttccgtccacaggagctggctcggttccagtccttcagccccctcggctcacctcgaccaggcctcatggcttcccctcccccacccagccccatggctgggcaggggagatctgcacagcaccctgaccggaaccaaagagagcgagctcttgggagttcctccTTTAacaccctgtgttctcagaggcatatccataccttcagtggtcactccaggtgccaatatccaaacctgaccactgattggtttgacccaacttcctgaaaaaattcacttccatgtcaaaccacgacactgcTTCTAGTTTTTTTTATCTGTGGGTGTCTTTTGTTCAGTACCTTTCTAATTATGGCAGGCCCAGAGAGGTTGGGCAACACATTTTGTTTTGGGAACAGAAGATAACCAAAAATTTGTCTTATGCCCAAACATCATCTGGTTCTTGGGTACAGAGGAGATATTTCCTGCCTAAAATCAGTtcctactgctgctgctgctgaccctgCTGCTGTTCCCATGGTCAGGTTGTTGCCAGCAGCCCTTCTCTCAGATCAGGATTTGGGCAATAAATCTGAGTTTAGTGTTTCTCACTTTAAAGAATTAGTTATGGAGCTGTATAAATATAAACTTTCCACTCAAACCTCTCTAAAGCACGAGTTGCGACACGAGACCTTGTCTCTGTGTAAGTAGTGCTGCTTGAGGAGTGTAGATGTTAAGAGAGAACACTTCAGAATTACAGTTTAGGGGCTTTATTGGTTGTAAATGTGGATTCCAGGTGGACAGAAGTGGACAATGTAGCTCATCTAGGTTGTTAGTTTGCTTCTGAAACAAGTGAGGGATAAGCATCCTTTATGGAGCATGGCTTTTGCACCTTAGCCAGAATGTGGGAGTATCTGTTCTGGGAGACCAAGAATcacggaatggtttggattggaagggaccttaaagttgATAATGGTCCACCCCTGCTTCATGGGCAAGGAcgccttccactagaccagattgccccaagtcccatccaaccttgcctggcacaggttgcccagagaagctgtggctggccTATCCCTGGAAgggtccaaggccaggctgaaaagggcttgaagcaacctggtctaagtgtccctgaccatggcagggttggaacaagatgatctttaaggtgtcttccaacccaaaccattccgtgattctgtgatatgAGGGTTTTTATCCAGGGCTTCTTCAACCCAGTCCATCCTTACAACTTAACTACTACTTCTATATATAGCCAtatgggtgggttttttttggggtgtttttttggttggttggtttttttttttttggttttttttttttttttaagaatgatGGGCAGAAAATAAACTGAAGAGTGTATGGTTGTAAAGAATGTTTattaaaaaccccaataaaactgctttttttacTCCCATGGTATAGTAAAATAAAAGACAATATTGATGTCTGGATACAATAAAGGAAAGCTAATGCTGCTCTTTGCTGATTCTAACAGTGAGGATGGAGaaagaagcagaggaagaaagaatCCGAAGGCAtaaagctgctgctgagaaaACTTTCCAGGATGGAATTGCTAAAGCCAAACTGGTGATGCGCAGGACCCCAATTGGCACTGACAGGAATCACAACAGGTGGGAAAGGAAATGACCATGAGCTTCCATCTCTTCCCTGAGAGAAGGACTG is part of the Anomalospiza imberbis isolate Cuckoo-Finch-1a 21T00152 chromosome 20, ASM3175350v1, whole genome shotgun sequence genome and harbors:
- the BAZ1B gene encoding tyrosine-protein kinase BAZ1B isoform X4, with protein sequence MAPLLGRKPFPLAKPLPPGEPGELFVIPHTQEAFRTREEYEARLERYSERIWTCKSTGSSQLTHKEAWEEEQEVAELLKEEFPIWYEKLVLEIVHHNTVSLEKLVDAAWLEIMTKFAVGEECDFEVGKEKMLPVKVVKMHPLEKVDEEASEKKSDGACDSPSSDKENSSQAAQDNQKEAMLKEDDSRRDSMNDRARRSPRKLPTSLKKEEKKWVPPKFLPHKYDVKLKNEDKIISNVPADSLVRTERPPNKEILRYFIRHNALRAGTCENAPWVVEDELVKKYSLPSKFSDFLLDPHKYMALNPSTKRKSSRSPDRKLPKKSKADGSSLGQPLSPTLWCHVHLEKSIIGSPLKVKNSKNSNCPKEELEEVMKIVSPAKLGSNFHIPKRSRLGKGNNKSLDKKQRGKRVLNGQKSSGKAKSPRKGLKTPKMKMKQMTLLDMAKGTTKVSRAPRNSGGTPGSSRKPQKHLPPAALHLIAYYKENKDREDKKSALSCIISKTARLLSNEDRARLPEDLRGLVQKRYELLEHRKRWATMTEEQRKEYMKKKREKLKEKLKERAKERKEKEMKEKLEKQRRFEDQDLKGKTLPTFKLVDTPEGLPNTLFGDVAMVVEFLSCYSGLLMPDAQYPITAVSLMEALCAEKGGFLYLNRVLVILLQTLLQDEIAEDYAELGMKLSEIPLTLHSASELVRLCLRKSDVQEESEVSDNVDESKDSAAFEDNEVQDEFLEKLETSEFFELTPEEKLRILGALCHRILMTYSVQDHVESKQQASAELWKERLAVLKEENDKKRAEKQKRKEMVAKTRENGKEEQMMGRNEKKKHEIMKIEHRVEIEADDMISAVKSRRLLAIQAKKEREQQEIQMRVRMEKEAEEERIRRHKAAAEKTFQDGIAKAKLVMRRTPIGTDRNHNRYWLFSDEVPGLFIEKGWVHDSIDYRFTLPHQKKEDLKDYSPGGTKRKSTGSDGRGNKLHRSMLTTDLPAETTTPKQGQNLWFLCDSQKDLDELLDCLHPQGVRESQLKERLEKKYQDITHSIHLARKQNLGLKFCDGNQELLNYLQSDLIEVATRLQKGGLGYVDVTPEYEAKVYSLESLKDFGECVIALQAGVVKKFLQGFMAPKQKRRKHQGEDYIARAEEIDEDKKMAEEAKVCLQVASAVEKWKTAIREAQTFSRMHVLLGMLDACIKWDMSAENARCKVCRKKGEDDKLILCDECNKAFHLFCLRPALYEIPDGEWQCPACQPSTARRSSRSRNYAEDSAEDEGEEGEEASDEPDAEEEEEEEEDYEVAGLKLRPRKAARGKQGSMYSLRQGRHQRKKQTLHPVRGPRQRTAPVNSADIDELVLQTKRTARRQNLELQKCEEILSKLIKYRFSWPFREPVTSEEAEDYFEVISNPMDFQTMQSKCSCGNYRSVQEFLSDMKQVFSNAERYNQNGSHVLSCLEKTEQCLIDMVHKHLPGHTYARRKRKKLSARCQGLEEQEGDKPPPDISGAQMELWRKGMEVVWLAGHATGPG